The proteins below are encoded in one region of Apium graveolens cultivar Ventura chromosome 4, ASM990537v1, whole genome shotgun sequence:
- the LOC141719991 gene encoding autophagy-related protein 13a-like: MNEVFKIVGRNDLSSWPTHIYGHPVPRHRLPNHYKYNSFDAYQLSPPFSPSTSPSPPKHLTGGNLMQSRLLSETSPVSIPHPMLERSPRYLYPNMSDTSRQSLPPPSPRNTKHGSSSQESSSGMRSLRKLDLIRTGELDSVLPVPYTCQKLSRDNKDESGRFSCLLSSSGSPRIGFSRSSSRLSFQDDLDDCDFSCPFIVDDFYTPDLPASQNLDGSKTTEVSSQVTSIAKKSHDAAVGELVHMFRTAPPLRQDSSCYSSISFKHELKHEAGSSSAFSLPRKTSDALEELVAYRDMKDLLLTKIAIVSANEEA; encoded by the exons atgaatgaagtattcaagattgttgGTCGAAATGATTTATCTTCTTGGCCAACTCATATATATGGCCATCCTGTTCCACGCCATAGATTGCCGAATCACTATAAATATAATAGTTTTGATGCTTACCAGCTTTCACCTCCATTTTCACCATCCACCTCTCCATCTCCTCCGAAACACCTTACTGGTGGGAATCTAATGCAAAGTCGTCTACTATCAGAAACTTCCCCTGTAAGTATTCCACATCCAATGTTGGAAAGGAGTCCAAGATACCTCTATCCCAATATGTCAGACACAAGTCGACAATCACTTCCTCCTCCATCCCCTAGAAACACTAAGCATGGCTCTTCATCACAAGAGTCATCTTCTGGTATGAGGTCATTGAGAAAGTTAGACTTAATAAGGACCGGAGAGTTGGATTCTGTGTTACCAGTTCCATATACTTGTCAAAAG TTGTCAAGAGATAATAAAGATGAATCGGGGAGGTTCTCCTGTCTGCTATCTTCTAGTGGTTCGCCAAGAATCGGATTTTCACGAAGCTCTAGTAGACTGTCTTTCCaggatgatttggatgattgTGATTTTTCATGTCCTTTCATTGTGGATGATTTTTATACACCTGATCTTCCAGCCAG TCAAAATCTTGATGGATCAAAAACTACAGAAGTTAGCTCTCAAGTAACTTCAATAGCTAAAAAATCACATGATGCCGCTGTCGGGGAACTTGTTCACATGTTTAGAACAGCACCTCCTCTGCGCCAAGATTCTAGTTGCTATTCATCAATTTCCTTCAAGCATGAACTTAAACACGAGGCCGGATCTTCATCTGCATTTTCTTTGCCTAGAAAGACATCAGATGCACTAGAGGAGCTCGTAGCTTACAGAGATATGAAAGACCTTCTTCTTACTAAAATCGCTATAGTGTCTGCGAATGAAGAGGCTTAG